The following coding sequences are from one Rathayibacter sp. SW19 window:
- a CDS encoding ferritin-like fold-containing protein: protein MASWFKSRRLPTEIPRLKPRSERAAAERVDLAEITPELLPYLGQVAYLQLEAFQVLARVVVSVPDLAAKEGIAAAAGAALAKFHGLVAEIRRHDADPTDVMQPFVSAIDAFQALTAGADWQETLLGVHVTTGLLDDFFIRLAVGLPGDVGPRTARLLGADAGTDDIIRILQEQLALDECLGSRLAMWGRRLVGDTLLVARSALPHPTNGDADRASLVSANTVEQRIEPVFTDVIAAHTRRMDELGLTA, encoded by the coding sequence GTGGCATCCTGGTTCAAGTCGCGGCGTCTGCCGACGGAGATTCCGCGGCTGAAGCCGCGGAGCGAAAGGGCTGCCGCCGAGCGTGTCGACTTGGCCGAGATCACCCCGGAACTCTTGCCATACCTTGGGCAGGTCGCTTACCTGCAGCTCGAGGCGTTTCAGGTCTTGGCGCGCGTGGTCGTGTCGGTGCCCGACCTGGCGGCGAAGGAAGGAATTGCGGCGGCCGCCGGTGCGGCCTTGGCAAAATTCCACGGGCTCGTTGCGGAGATCCGCCGGCACGACGCCGACCCGACCGACGTGATGCAGCCGTTCGTCTCGGCAATCGACGCATTTCAGGCGCTCACTGCAGGCGCGGATTGGCAGGAGACGCTGCTCGGTGTGCACGTGACGACGGGGCTGCTCGATGATTTCTTCATCCGCCTCGCGGTCGGACTGCCCGGTGACGTCGGTCCGCGCACCGCGCGTCTGCTCGGGGCGGATGCCGGCACAGACGACATCATCCGGATTCTGCAGGAGCAACTCGCCCTCGACGAATGCCTCGGGTCTCGGCTGGCGATGTGGGGCCGGCGCCTCGTCGGTGACACGTTGCTCGTGGCGCGCTCGGCGCTGCCGCACCCGACCAACGGCGACGCGGACCGTGCGAGCCTGGTCAGCGCCAACACGGTCGAGCAGCGGATCGAGCCGGTCTTCACCGACGTGATCGCCGCGCACACCAGGCGCATGGACGAACTCGGTCTGACCGCGTAG
- a CDS encoding SRPBCC family protein — translation MTEAATAVVRRQIVVEAPIEHAFAVFTERFGDFKPAEHNLLDVPIAETVFEPRVGGHIYDRGVDGSECRWARVLAYEPPDRVVFSWDIGPQWQLESNPENASEVEVRFLAETTQRTRVELEHRNIDRHGPGWQAVSDGVGDHAGWPLYLARYAALFTEGS, via the coding sequence ATGACCGAGGCAGCGACCGCGGTGGTCCGCCGGCAAATCGTCGTGGAGGCGCCCATCGAGCACGCCTTCGCAGTGTTCACGGAGCGATTCGGTGATTTCAAGCCTGCGGAGCACAATCTGCTCGATGTGCCGATCGCCGAAACTGTTTTTGAGCCGAGGGTCGGCGGTCATATCTACGACCGCGGCGTTGATGGCAGCGAGTGCCGATGGGCTCGCGTCTTGGCTTACGAGCCGCCCGACCGAGTCGTATTCAGTTGGGACATCGGCCCGCAGTGGCAGCTCGAGAGCAATCCGGAGAATGCCAGCGAGGTCGAGGTTCGGTTCCTCGCCGAAACCACGCAACGCACCCGGGTCGAATTGGAGCATCGCAACATCGACCGGCACGGCCCCGGCTGGCAAGCAGTCAGCGACGGTGTCGGCGACCACGCCGGCTGGCCGCTGTACCTTGCCCGGTACGCCGCGCTCTTCACCGAGGGCAGCTGA
- the nudC gene encoding NAD(+) diphosphatase, producing the protein MRDSWQAQLPLARTAVDRDAGRRMHPALFDELLADPKTRLVPLWGGRALLRAPNPDAATPPALALLPTDAVTSALVRVYLGLTLEASDIEPAGTPVIAVVQTDAAAAELDPDESHWVNLRSVAAELSDRDAGVFTEALAITNWHASHTHCPRCGTPTVVEQGGWMRHCLVDDNEVFPRTDPAIIAAVLDRDDRLLLGSNAMWENNRWSLLAGFVEAGESFESAVAREILEESGMRVVDPRYLASQPWPFPASIMVGFRCWIAEDQDPAALRPDGEEILALRWFSRDDLWRERDDLLLPGGASIAHAIVADWYGGPLDAPPSENVRAQAT; encoded by the coding sequence ATGCGAGACTCCTGGCAGGCGCAGCTGCCCCTGGCTCGGACCGCCGTGGACCGGGACGCGGGTCGAAGGATGCACCCGGCGCTCTTCGATGAATTGCTCGCAGACCCGAAGACACGGCTCGTGCCGCTGTGGGGCGGCCGCGCGCTCCTTCGGGCTCCGAATCCGGATGCTGCAACTCCGCCCGCGCTCGCGCTGCTTCCGACAGACGCGGTGACCTCGGCGCTCGTGCGGGTCTATCTCGGGCTGACCCTCGAGGCCTCAGACATCGAACCCGCTGGGACGCCCGTGATCGCCGTTGTGCAGACGGACGCTGCCGCCGCTGAACTCGATCCTGATGAATCGCATTGGGTGAACCTGCGCAGTGTCGCAGCTGAGTTGAGCGATCGGGACGCCGGAGTGTTCACTGAAGCCTTGGCGATCACGAACTGGCATGCGTCTCATACCCATTGCCCGCGGTGCGGAACGCCGACCGTTGTTGAGCAGGGTGGGTGGATGCGCCACTGCCTGGTCGATGACAACGAAGTGTTTCCGCGCACCGACCCGGCGATCATCGCAGCGGTGCTCGATCGAGACGACCGGCTACTGCTCGGTTCCAACGCGATGTGGGAGAACAACCGCTGGTCGTTGCTGGCCGGTTTCGTTGAAGCAGGCGAGTCGTTCGAATCCGCGGTCGCGCGGGAGATTCTCGAAGAGTCCGGCATGCGGGTCGTCGACCCGAGGTATTTGGCGTCGCAACCATGGCCGTTTCCGGCGTCGATCATGGTCGGATTCCGCTGCTGGATCGCGGAAGATCAAGACCCGGCAGCATTACGGCCGGACGGCGAAGAGATCCTCGCGCTACGTTGGTTCAGTCGTGACGACCTCTGGCGCGAACGCGACGACCTGCTGTTGCCGGGCGGAGCATCCATCGCCCACGCGATCGTGGCCGACTGGTACGGAGGGCCGCTCGACGCACCGCCGAGTGAGAACGTTCGAGCGCAGGCGACATGA
- a CDS encoding ArsR/SmtB family transcription factor — protein sequence MAAYRTADGWEALGDRTRRAIIECLAERPRAVGQLAAQLPVSRPAVSQHLKVLKDAGLVIERSVGARRVYRLNPAGVSALRDQLDTFWNRALTAYKDVVEQPVEEET from the coding sequence GTGGCCGCTTACCGAACGGCTGACGGGTGGGAAGCCCTCGGTGACAGAACGAGGCGCGCCATCATCGAATGCTTGGCCGAGCGCCCACGGGCGGTCGGCCAACTCGCCGCGCAGTTACCCGTGAGTCGGCCCGCGGTATCCCAGCATCTCAAGGTTCTCAAGGATGCCGGCCTCGTCATCGAGCGCTCGGTGGGCGCCCGGCGGGTTTACCGACTCAATCCGGCCGGGGTGAGCGCACTACGCGACCAGCTCGACACCTTCTGGAACCGGGCATTGACCGCATACAAAGATGTCGTCGAACAACCAGTTGAGGAGGAAACATGA
- a CDS encoding DUF3107 domain-containing protein, translated as MDIRIGILNAPRELSFETEESSADVTATVTAALEGNTGVLRLTDDKGAVYVVPTASIGYVQIGSEESRRVGFVA; from the coding sequence GTGGATATTCGGATCGGTATTCTCAATGCACCTCGCGAGCTCAGCTTCGAGACGGAAGAGTCGTCGGCCGACGTCACTGCGACCGTCACTGCGGCGCTTGAGGGCAACACCGGCGTGCTACGGCTGACGGATGACAAGGGCGCGGTCTACGTGGTCCCCACCGCCAGCATCGGCTACGTTCAGATCGGCTCCGAAGAGTCCCGCCGCGTCGGCTTCGTCGCGTAG
- a CDS encoding PD-(D/E)XK nuclease family protein, protein MTTTRFRTAPDAAAPAADSPGAAVTLDASQRTVVERADAASAVVIGAPGTGKTTTLIEVVADRVLHRGWRPADVLVLTTARTTATRLRDRLALRLQVATSGPIARTVNSIAFDIVRHAARDAGAQSPRLLTGGEQDSDIAQLLAGHDEDGSGPTWPDLLGPDVRRLRGFRTELRELMMRATEYGVTPERLAQLGGAHDRPEWIAAAGFLVDYYRVISSARAQQFDSAELVQFAVTALGAGQAPEAVAGLRLVLVDDVQELTTSGVALLRALAARGAAVIAFGDPDVAANAFRGGEPDSLGRMSELLGLPSLATLFLSSAYRHGAVLRALTQTVTERIGTAGIVGHRRAIAADPPDGVDSTDVVDPIVRIEAETPAREWAAIARVLREHHLLCGIDWAQMAVVVRSGAQVPAVARALALADVPTHTAVGGRPLRDDNAAHSLLTIIDTGIGRTALTPQNATAMLTGPFGGLDKLTLRRLRLALRAEELAGGGNRTGDDLLVDALEAPGRFTTIDDRVGRNAAKLAQTLHDLRQLAASGGSIEELLWLAWEKSGLASVWFDQALGSGIVATEANRNLDGILALFTAAKRFVERDPTAGATVFLDSVLDAEVPEDTLAPQAATEAVLVTTPQGVVGLEFEVVAVAGLQDGIWPNLRLRGSLLYPGQLVRVVTGLGDAALDGRKEVLGDELRMLALALSRARRQVILAAVSNEDESASVFFALLPESAVVVDSGRAPLSLRDLTGRLRRELTTPVARADRFASEVQPAAGRVSTSQRTTAQNSTGQNSTEQNSTEQNSTGRHSAAAGLAQLAAQRVPGADPADWHGLIELSTKEPLYLDEEPVPVSPSRLQAFEDSPLDWFIDTVSGSQTSTAMGIGTIVHWAMETATDATLDTVWASVQSRWNELLFESPWIAEQQQRAARILAAGVAEYLADFERDGKQLVAAERRFHLDVGRARVNGSIDRLERAADGGVVIVDLKTGAAITRQDEIDAHPQLGAYQLAYASGVLDQFLDELGVHHSGGAKLLYVKKGVRKKLYREAVQAPLTEEELEGFRTRIRQAAIGMAAAEFRGARELTQWGMNTAQRALHRVRAVSSD, encoded by the coding sequence GTGACCACAACGCGTTTTCGCACGGCCCCGGACGCCGCCGCACCGGCTGCTGACTCGCCGGGCGCTGCGGTGACCCTGGATGCGTCCCAGCGCACGGTCGTCGAACGTGCGGATGCGGCATCCGCCGTTGTGATCGGTGCCCCGGGCACCGGCAAAACGACCACATTGATCGAGGTCGTCGCCGATCGTGTGCTGCACCGCGGTTGGCGGCCCGCCGACGTGCTCGTGCTGACGACCGCGCGCACGACCGCAACGCGACTTCGCGATCGGCTCGCACTGCGCCTGCAGGTCGCGACGAGCGGACCGATCGCGCGCACCGTCAATTCGATCGCGTTTGACATCGTGCGGCATGCCGCACGCGATGCCGGCGCCCAGTCACCTCGGCTGCTGACCGGCGGTGAGCAGGACAGCGATATCGCACAGCTGCTCGCGGGGCACGATGAAGACGGCTCAGGCCCGACTTGGCCCGACCTGCTCGGGCCCGACGTGCGTCGCCTCCGTGGATTCCGCACCGAATTGCGGGAGCTGATGATGAGGGCGACCGAGTACGGCGTGACGCCGGAGCGGTTGGCGCAGCTGGGCGGCGCACATGATCGACCCGAGTGGATCGCGGCTGCCGGCTTTCTGGTCGACTACTACAGGGTGATCAGCAGCGCTCGAGCGCAGCAGTTCGATTCGGCCGAACTCGTTCAATTCGCCGTCACGGCCCTGGGTGCGGGACAGGCGCCTGAGGCCGTTGCCGGCCTGCGCCTCGTACTCGTGGACGATGTGCAGGAGCTCACGACCTCGGGCGTTGCACTGCTGCGGGCGCTCGCAGCACGCGGCGCGGCGGTGATCGCGTTCGGCGACCCGGATGTCGCGGCAAACGCCTTCCGCGGCGGTGAACCAGACAGCCTCGGGCGGATGAGCGAACTGCTGGGGCTTCCGTCACTTGCGACGCTGTTCTTGTCGAGCGCGTATCGGCACGGCGCCGTGCTGCGTGCGCTCACGCAGACGGTGACAGAGCGCATCGGCACGGCCGGGATCGTCGGCCACCGTCGCGCGATCGCCGCCGACCCACCGGATGGCGTCGACTCGACCGACGTCGTCGACCCGATCGTTCGCATCGAGGCGGAAACCCCGGCACGCGAATGGGCTGCGATCGCGCGCGTGCTGCGCGAACACCACCTGTTGTGCGGCATCGATTGGGCGCAGATGGCGGTCGTGGTTCGCAGCGGCGCGCAGGTTCCCGCGGTCGCTCGCGCCCTAGCACTCGCCGATGTGCCGACGCACACCGCTGTGGGCGGTCGACCGTTGCGCGACGACAATGCCGCCCACAGCCTGCTCACGATCATCGACACGGGCATCGGCCGCACCGCTCTGACGCCGCAGAACGCGACGGCGATGCTGACGGGGCCGTTCGGAGGGCTCGACAAACTGACCCTGCGCCGCCTACGCCTCGCTCTGCGCGCCGAAGAGCTTGCAGGCGGAGGCAATCGCACCGGCGATGACCTGCTCGTCGACGCGTTGGAAGCCCCAGGGCGCTTCACCACGATCGACGACCGGGTGGGTCGCAACGCTGCCAAACTGGCTCAGACCTTGCATGACCTGCGGCAACTCGCGGCTTCCGGGGGCAGCATCGAAGAACTGCTGTGGTTGGCGTGGGAGAAGAGCGGCCTCGCGTCTGTCTGGTTCGATCAGGCGCTCGGCAGCGGCATCGTCGCCACGGAGGCGAATCGCAACCTCGACGGCATCCTTGCGCTGTTCACCGCGGCGAAGCGGTTCGTCGAACGCGACCCGACCGCCGGAGCGACTGTGTTCCTCGACAGCGTGCTCGACGCCGAAGTTCCCGAGGACACTCTGGCGCCTCAGGCCGCGACCGAAGCCGTGCTGGTCACGACACCGCAGGGTGTGGTCGGGCTCGAATTCGAGGTCGTCGCGGTCGCCGGCCTGCAAGACGGCATCTGGCCGAATCTACGGCTGCGCGGCTCCCTGCTCTATCCGGGTCAGCTTGTTCGTGTGGTGACGGGTCTCGGCGACGCTGCGCTGGATGGCCGCAAGGAAGTACTCGGCGACGAACTGCGGATGCTCGCGCTCGCGCTTTCCCGCGCTCGCCGCCAGGTCATACTGGCGGCGGTCTCCAACGAAGACGAGTCCGCGAGCGTCTTCTTCGCTCTGCTGCCGGAGTCGGCGGTCGTCGTGGATTCCGGCCGTGCTCCGCTGTCGCTACGCGATCTGACGGGGCGGCTGCGCCGCGAACTCACAACGCCAGTCGCACGGGCCGACCGGTTCGCCTCAGAGGTGCAGCCTGCGGCAGGTCGAGTTTCGACGTCGCAGCGTACGACCGCACAAAACAGCACTGGACAAAACAGCACTGAACAAAACAGCACTGAACAAAACAGCACTGGACGACACAGTGCAGCCGCGGGCTTGGCCCAGCTGGCGGCCCAACGCGTGCCGGGGGCGGACCCCGCAGACTGGCACGGCTTGATCGAACTGTCGACGAAGGAGCCTCTGTACCTCGATGAGGAACCGGTGCCGGTGTCTCCATCGCGATTGCAGGCTTTCGAAGATTCGCCGTTGGACTGGTTCATCGACACGGTCTCCGGCTCGCAGACGAGCACCGCCATGGGCATCGGCACGATCGTGCACTGGGCCATGGAGACCGCCACCGATGCCACCCTCGACACGGTCTGGGCCAGCGTGCAGAGCCGTTGGAACGAATTGCTGTTCGAGTCGCCGTGGATTGCCGAGCAACAGCAGCGAGCAGCACGCATCCTGGCCGCGGGTGTGGCGGAGTATCTCGCCGACTTCGAACGGGACGGCAAACAACTCGTCGCAGCAGAACGTCGCTTTCATCTCGACGTCGGCCGCGCGAGGGTCAACGGTTCGATCGATCGACTAGAACGTGCCGCCGACGGTGGAGTCGTCATCGTCGACCTGAAGACGGGCGCTGCGATCACCCGGCAAGACGAGATCGACGCACATCCGCAGCTCGGTGCTTACCAGCTCGCCTATGCGTCGGGGGTGCTGGATCAGTTCCTCGATGAACTGGGCGTGCATCACTCCGGGGGCGCGAAACTGCTCTACGTGAAGAAGGGGGTGCGCAAGAAGTTGTATCGCGAAGCGGTGCAGGCTCCACTCACTGAAGAAGAGCTCGAGGGCTTTCGAACGCGCATCCGCCAGGCCGCGATCGGCATGGCTGCGGCTGAGTTCAGAGGTGCGCGGGAGTTGACGCAGTGGGGCATGAACACGGCGCAGCGCGCGCTGCATCGGGTGAGGGCGGTCAGCAGTGACTGA
- a CDS encoding ATP-dependent helicase, which yields MTDFVQPRSPMIGAAQIARALGNPPPTAQQQAVVEAPLTPALVIAGAGSGKTETMANRVLWLLANGHVRAGEILGLTFTRKAAGELAERIRKRVGKLADVGLMPSDYDPFDPPNVATYNSFANSIFRDNAILIGRESDGAVLGEASAWQLARTIVVGSSDPRLPTLDKNVDGVTKAVLSLSHALSENVASAAEVSAMAQEFAALGELPPGGRGAYEAAAELASSIGALPILLDLAERFADAKRLRGFVEYSDQVALALDIVRRVPRVAAELRERHAIVLLDEYQDTSVVQTWLLSELFADHPVMAVGDPNQSIYGWRGASAGNLDQFGAQFGGGHCEQFVLTTSWRNGHDILAVANALVAPLGGGTGLPVETVPVETVPVETVPVETVPVETVRVEKLTAGPNASHRRVEVIIEETLPDEADASARWLKERLATRDGQEKPKAAMLFRARKTQGAFIDALRRHGVPYHVLGIGGLLAEPEIADLVSALAVVNDPTAGSELVRLLAGSRWRIGVRDLHALSRVASGLRDRDYAQQPLDEEVRERLRASVAEGEGGSVVEALDFVAHARDGHSQLRAFSPAGLERMRQAGGLFARLRARAGLDLIDFVTLVEQELLLDIEVTANESRPGGRAARANMDAFFDALHGYLAVSETAGLAGFLGWLREAEWRDGLAPRPEEPEPGTVQLLTVHGSKGLEWDVVVVPRFVDSELPASASDGSGGWLGFGQLPYEFRGDCDELPVFDWRSAQTRKELLDERDAFKAAVKNRHELEERRLAYVAVTRARHALLLSGSFWATQTRPRVPSPFLVELSEAGVIGSLPESSELEENPLGEVDDTFAWPLDPLGNRRESVEAAAELVRASAPSDAGVWQHELDVLLEERRRRLDGAGTIQLPTRVPASRFKDYVSDPSAVAAGLRRPMPERPYRATRLGTLFHEWVEQRYGVGGTSETIDAFDAELDLEPDSVAESELARLQATFEASPWAGRRPIEVEREIHLPFDGRIVICKIDAVYEEDGRYQVVDWKTGMAPADADDLERRQLQLALYRAAYAHWADVAPDRIDAFFYFVADDAIITPEHVDDEQQLLARWRRALRTQ from the coding sequence GTGACTGACTTTGTGCAGCCGCGTTCGCCGATGATCGGCGCAGCTCAGATTGCGCGGGCTCTCGGCAACCCACCGCCGACGGCCCAACAGCAAGCGGTCGTCGAGGCGCCGTTGACGCCAGCCCTCGTGATCGCGGGCGCCGGAAGCGGCAAGACCGAGACCATGGCCAATCGCGTGTTGTGGTTGCTTGCCAATGGGCACGTGCGCGCAGGCGAGATCCTCGGGCTCACGTTCACCCGCAAAGCAGCGGGGGAGTTGGCCGAACGCATCCGAAAACGGGTTGGCAAGCTTGCCGACGTCGGGCTGATGCCGAGCGACTACGACCCATTCGACCCGCCGAACGTTGCAACGTACAACTCGTTTGCGAACAGCATCTTTCGCGACAATGCGATCCTGATCGGTCGGGAAAGTGACGGCGCAGTGCTCGGTGAGGCCAGCGCCTGGCAGTTGGCGCGCACAATCGTCGTGGGCAGTTCCGACCCGCGTCTGCCAACGCTCGACAAGAACGTCGATGGCGTAACGAAAGCCGTGCTCAGCCTGAGCCACGCGCTGAGTGAGAACGTTGCGTCCGCGGCGGAGGTCAGCGCGATGGCGCAGGAATTCGCGGCGCTCGGCGAACTGCCGCCTGGAGGACGCGGAGCGTATGAGGCGGCCGCCGAACTGGCCAGCAGCATCGGGGCGCTGCCGATACTGCTCGACCTTGCAGAGCGGTTCGCGGATGCGAAGCGGTTGCGTGGCTTCGTCGAATACTCCGATCAGGTCGCGCTCGCTCTCGATATCGTGCGCCGGGTGCCGCGGGTGGCCGCCGAGTTGCGCGAACGCCACGCGATCGTGCTGCTCGACGAGTATCAGGATACGTCGGTGGTGCAAACCTGGCTGCTGTCCGAACTGTTCGCCGATCACCCCGTCATGGCCGTCGGCGACCCGAACCAATCAATCTACGGATGGCGCGGCGCGAGTGCCGGCAACCTGGACCAATTCGGGGCGCAGTTCGGCGGTGGGCACTGCGAGCAATTTGTGCTGACCACGAGTTGGCGCAATGGCCACGATATCCTCGCCGTCGCCAACGCCCTGGTCGCGCCGCTGGGGGGTGGCACCGGTTTGCCGGTTGAAACTGTGCCGGTTGAAACTGTGCCGGTTGAAACTGTGCCGGTTGAAACCGTGCCGGTTGAAACTGTGCGGGTTGAAAAGCTGACTGCGGGGCCGAACGCATCCCATCGGCGGGTCGAGGTGATCATCGAGGAGACACTGCCCGACGAGGCAGACGCGAGTGCACGCTGGCTCAAGGAACGGCTGGCAACGCGCGATGGCCAAGAAAAACCCAAAGCAGCGATGCTGTTCCGCGCGCGTAAGACGCAGGGCGCGTTCATTGACGCGCTACGCCGGCACGGCGTGCCCTACCACGTGCTGGGCATCGGTGGGCTCCTCGCCGAGCCCGAAATCGCCGACCTGGTCAGCGCGCTCGCCGTGGTCAACGATCCGACCGCCGGGTCGGAACTCGTGCGGCTGTTGGCCGGGTCGCGCTGGCGAATCGGGGTGCGCGACCTGCATGCGCTCAGTCGTGTGGCGTCCGGGCTGCGGGATCGCGACTACGCCCAGCAACCGTTGGACGAGGAGGTGCGAGAGAGGCTGCGGGCATCCGTCGCAGAAGGGGAGGGCGGCTCGGTTGTCGAAGCGCTCGACTTCGTCGCGCACGCGCGCGATGGCCACAGCCAGTTGCGTGCCTTCAGTCCAGCAGGGTTGGAACGGATGCGTCAGGCCGGCGGACTCTTCGCCCGACTGCGCGCTCGGGCCGGCCTCGACCTGATCGACTTCGTCACGCTCGTCGAGCAGGAGCTGCTTCTGGACATCGAGGTGACCGCGAACGAGAGCCGGCCAGGTGGCCGGGCTGCCCGCGCGAACATGGACGCCTTTTTCGACGCGCTGCACGGCTATCTTGCCGTTAGTGAAACGGCCGGGCTCGCCGGCTTCCTCGGCTGGTTGCGCGAGGCGGAGTGGCGGGACGGGCTGGCACCGCGCCCGGAGGAACCGGAACCGGGCACGGTGCAACTGCTGACCGTTCACGGGTCGAAAGGGCTGGAATGGGATGTCGTGGTCGTGCCGCGGTTCGTTGACAGCGAGCTGCCGGCATCCGCAAGCGACGGGTCTGGAGGGTGGCTCGGTTTCGGACAACTGCCGTACGAGTTTCGCGGCGACTGTGACGAGTTGCCGGTGTTCGACTGGCGCTCAGCGCAGACCCGCAAGGAACTGTTGGATGAACGGGATGCATTCAAAGCGGCGGTCAAGAACCGCCACGAATTGGAGGAGCGACGGCTGGCGTATGTCGCCGTCACCCGCGCCCGGCATGCACTACTGCTGAGCGGTTCGTTCTGGGCCACCCAGACCCGGCCGCGTGTTCCCAGCCCGTTTCTCGTCGAGTTGTCGGAGGCTGGGGTCATCGGGTCGCTGCCTGAAAGCAGCGAATTGGAAGAGAATCCGCTCGGCGAGGTCGACGACACCTTTGCCTGGCCGCTGGATCCGCTCGGCAATCGGCGCGAGTCGGTGGAAGCAGCCGCTGAGTTGGTGCGCGCGAGTGCGCCAAGTGATGCTGGCGTGTGGCAACACGAATTGGACGTGCTGCTTGAGGAACGCCGCCGTCGCCTCGACGGCGCGGGGACCATCCAGTTGCCGACACGCGTGCCCGCCTCACGGTTCAAGGACTATGTGAGCGACCCGTCCGCGGTAGCCGCCGGATTGCGGCGGCCGATGCCCGAGAGGCCGTATCGGGCGACCCGGCTCGGCACGCTCTTCCACGAGTGGGTTGAACAGCGCTACGGCGTCGGCGGCACGAGCGAGACGATCGATGCGTTCGACGCGGAATTGGATCTCGAGCCGGACTCGGTCGCCGAAAGCGAGCTCGCCCGCCTGCAGGCGACGTTCGAAGCCTCTCCGTGGGCCGGGCGCCGCCCGATCGAGGTCGAGCGCGAGATCCATTTGCCGTTCGACGGGCGCATCGTCATCTGCAAGATCGACGCAGTGTACGAGGAGGACGGCCGTTACCAGGTCGTCGATTGGAAGACCGGCATGGCACCGGCGGATGCTGACGACCTCGAACGCAGGCAGCTTCAGCTGGCCCTGTATCGGGCCGCGTACGCGCATTGGGCCGATGTCGCCCCCGACCGCATCGATGCGTTCTTTTATTTCGTCGCGGACGACGCGATCATCACGCCAGAGCATGTCGACGACGAACAACAACTCCTAGCCCGCTGGCGACGTGCGTTGCGCACGCAGTAG
- a CDS encoding VOC family protein translates to MSSVQQLRLVITVDNYDEILAFYRDALGLTENAAYSAPNDGRVTLLDAGQATIELADSRQADFIDEVEVGRRVAGKIRIAFQVEDSVTATAKLVDGGATIVAEPTRTPWNSLNSRLDAPDGMPLTLFQELGGEWA, encoded by the coding sequence ATGTCATCTGTGCAGCAGCTTCGGCTCGTCATCACCGTCGATAACTACGACGAGATCCTCGCCTTCTACCGCGACGCTCTCGGCCTAACCGAGAATGCGGCGTACTCCGCGCCCAACGATGGTCGAGTCACCTTGCTGGACGCGGGGCAGGCGACGATCGAGCTGGCCGATTCCCGACAGGCGGACTTCATCGACGAGGTCGAAGTCGGGCGGCGTGTCGCCGGAAAGATCCGCATCGCGTTCCAAGTCGAGGACAGCGTGACCGCAACCGCGAAACTCGTTGACGGTGGGGCGACGATCGTGGCAGAGCCGACGCGAACTCCGTGGAACTCGCTGAACTCTCGGCTCGATGCGCCAGACGGAATGCCGCTCACCCTGTTTCAAGAGCTGGGCGGTGAGTGGGCCTGA
- a CDS encoding phosphotransferase: MARSHLTLAALATSAVAGLDVAGTRSYSYGGHGDYDAALLNGRDGRELIIRVPTSQVAETEQSADLVALRALTAGTRGRLPFDVPTFVGQAPVGSTRAVVYDFLPGDKVAVEDIQPGEDGLAGSIGRGIAAIHSLPTGFVGDAGLPVLNSADSHTATVAVIDSAAATGLLPAALRDRWRDAASDNALWQFQPVVINGALSVDSLLISDETVVGVLGWSALSVGDPARDLHWMLGMRGDAAESALGAYGAARQVTTDRQFIRRSMLYAELEIARWLLHGRELHDQSIVDDAVSMLASLADTVHSDSATPLNLETGPIMAVTDVEAMLERTPLGRDDDYAVGLEPVDDREGDRPAPNED, from the coding sequence ATGGCCAGATCCCATCTCACTCTAGCCGCGCTGGCTACCTCCGCTGTCGCGGGACTTGATGTCGCCGGCACCCGCAGTTACAGCTACGGCGGCCACGGCGATTACGACGCCGCGCTGCTGAACGGGCGCGACGGACGCGAGTTGATCATCCGTGTGCCGACGTCACAGGTTGCTGAAACGGAGCAGAGTGCGGACCTGGTCGCGTTGCGTGCGTTGACGGCGGGCACCAGGGGGCGGCTGCCGTTTGACGTTCCGACGTTCGTTGGTCAGGCACCGGTCGGAAGTACCCGCGCCGTCGTCTACGACTTTCTTCCCGGTGACAAAGTGGCCGTCGAAGACATCCAGCCCGGCGAGGATGGTCTGGCCGGCTCGATCGGGCGCGGGATCGCTGCCATCCATTCACTGCCGACCGGATTCGTCGGCGATGCCGGCCTGCCGGTGCTGAACTCAGCCGATTCGCACACGGCAACTGTTGCGGTTATCGATTCGGCGGCCGCGACCGGACTGCTGCCGGCCGCACTGCGCGACCGCTGGCGCGATGCAGCGAGCGACAACGCGCTCTGGCAGTTCCAGCCCGTCGTGATCAACGGCGCGTTGTCCGTGGATTCCTTACTGATCTCGGACGAAACCGTTGTCGGCGTACTCGGCTGGTCCGCTCTCAGCGTCGGAGACCCCGCGCGCGATCTGCACTGGATGCTCGGGATGCGCGGCGACGCGGCCGAGAGCGCACTGGGCGCCTACGGTGCCGCACGACAGGTGACGACCGACCGGCAGTTCATCCGTCGCTCGATGCTGTATGCGGAACTCGAAATCGCACGCTGGCTGCTGCACGGTCGCGAACTGCATGACCAATCGATCGTCGACGATGCCGTCTCGATGCTCGCATCGCTCGCCGACACGGTGCATAGCGACAGCGCTACACCGCTCAATCTGGAGACCGGGCCGATCATGGCCGTCACGGATGTCGAAGCCATGCTCGAACGCACACCGCTCGGCCGCGACGACGACTACGCCGTCGGCCTCGAGCCTGTCGACGACCGCGAGGGCGATCGGCCTGCACCCAACGAGGACTGA